The Elaeis guineensis isolate ETL-2024a chromosome 5, EG11, whole genome shotgun sequence DNA segment CCCTTGGCCAAGGCCACGGGTTAAAGATACAAATAACCTGCTCAACAGGCATTAAGTCCCAAGTTTGTGAACAGACCCTCAATGGCTTTTCGACTCTTCTGTTTTTCCATTCAAATCACTCCTTGAGCCACCTCTTCATTTGAGGATGTCTTGGAAGAGTTAATTCTGTCTGAAAATTTTTTAGACAGTCCTCTCCATGACAATCAAATGTGTATTCAATACAACATAATGAAGCTTACACGAGAGATTTTGCCTAAACCTCTATTCAAATTGGGATGATTAAATGTCTATTATCATGAATATATTGTGGACACTGCACACAGGTAGTTTTGTTGAAGTGTAAACCACCAATTATTATGGAAACAACCCCAACTTTTAACCTCTATTTCATCAGCTTCGTAAAATTGCTCCATATATATATGAAGCCAACTGTATGTCTCACATCTCGTTTTGCATTGAACCATTGATGAAAATCATCAGAAAATCCCGAACGCATGGTTCTGATACTATATTTTGTCTTGTTCAAAGTGACCTTCTCAGTCTTCTCTTATGTTGTTGATTTGTTTCTCTTACTTCAcatattgttgaataaaagtagaTTGGTATGACTGTAACATATTGTACTGATGTTAGTCTTCAATATTGAAGGCCTCAATTCAGACCTATTGCACTTTAGGTTATTGGCATGACTGTAACATCATGAGCTGGATTCACCTCAAAAGGCTGGATTTCTAAGCAATAAATAGCATAGTTTAATCAACTGAGGTTTTGAGATAGTTTAGCAGACATGCAAAGCTTGGCATATTCAGAGTCCTTGGACTACTCTTGTGGCATGGCTTGACCAAATTTAGATCAAGAAAAACATAAATTAACGTATACAAGATGCTcgtttaatattaaaaattaacccTTTTTATAGTTATATTCCATACAAAACTGCAGCTTGAGCAACTCACATCAATTTGTTGTTAGGAGTTTCCGACAATTTAAAAAAAAGCAAAAGTGGAAGTACTAACAACATTCATTGAAAGATTGAACTGATATAAGACAAAAACCAAGACCAGGGAGCAAGCTGATCATCTATACATCCATGCTGAAACAGCAAAAAACAATTATATCATACGGATTCTTACAATAGACATCTTCCAAAAAACCTATAAAATTACAAACACCAACACTTATACCAAATAAACATCCTTGAACAAAACTAACCAGGTACCTTGCTCGTAATTACGAATACATGCATGTATTATTGCTATCATATGTGAAGGACATAGAGTATTCATGTGTCATTAACTACGTAACCTTCACAATACTGCTGTCTTCATGCTGTAACAAAGATGGCATCCATTGATCTCAGCCCCAATACAAATGGTGTCGCTGGAGTTTTGGCACTCAATCATTATATTACATCTAGAAATAAGTTTATAGATTTTGTATTACTTTACAAATTATCTGCAATCTAAGTCAGTGTAACTAAGATGATTTATAGAGCATGCTTCATTGCTCTCTTCTAGACTTCTCCCTCCAAAGAATGCAGCTTGTTTTGGAGAAGGAAGATTTGCATTACTACTTAGCATAGAGATTACCGAAGAAATGCTTGGTCTATCTGTTGGGTGTTCTTGAACACACAATAGTCCCACTTGAATACATTTGAGCACTTCTGTATAAGACAATGAGCTCCCCAATGATGGATCAATTAGCTCTACGACTCTGTTTTCCTTCCACAATGTCCATGCCTGAAGTGTGAAATATTCAATTGTGTAAATACATAGATAGCAACTCATTTATCAAATATAATTGGAACTAGCTTAAGAACAGTGAATCTGAGGGATTACTTACATATCCCAAAAGGCTAGGAGCTTGATCATCATCAACAAAATAATTGTTCCTCTTACTACTTACGATCTCTAAAAGTAAAACACCGAAGCTGAAGACATCAGATTTCTCAGAAATTTTCCCTTCCACAGCATATTCAGGGGACATATAGCCACTgcatttcatcattttaagcatatGATTTAGTGTCTAGGAGATGAACCTAACATTCTTTTGAATAAATAGCATGCTTAACATTCATAGTATCATAATTACTAGTTGCATGAAAGTTTAGAAAAGGAACCAAAACCTGAAGTTACATCTGAAACTTGAAGATTATGATGACAACACTGTGAGAGTTTTTGAACCCAACAAAACTTAAAGACCATCTGTTTCAAATTATGAAAGTAAAACCAAACTGACAATATATTCTCATGGTATTTCTTCCTTATAGTTttacatataattttatatagtttcTATTAACTTAATTCAAATAAATAATATTCTCTCTTACAGTGTAAATAATGTTTATATACACAAGCATGCCTACGGGCATAATATAAACGCTCATATATTCCAAATCTAAACCATTTCAGTACTAATGATTAATAACTTACATTGTTCCAACAACTCTGTTTGTTGTCTCTTGAATTTGATCGCCGCCAAACATCCGTGCCATTCCAAAGTCAGATATTTTTGGATTGAACTTTTCATCTAGTAGAATGTTGCTGGCTTTCAAATCTCGGTGGATAATCCTCAACCTAGAATCCCGATGAAGGTAGAGAAGCCCTCGTGCAATTCCTTCAACAATGTTGTAGCGTTTTTCCCAATCTAAAATTCCTTTCTTCGTTGCATCTGATTATTTTGTCAATGACACAAAGGATCCAGTGTTAACTTAGATTATGCAAACTATTCTAATCAAAACTACGATAGCAGATTAAGAAATGTTTCAAACCTTATATAACAATTTGCCCTAAAGTGACTTTTAAAGAATGTGCTATCAGTTTTTAAGAATGGAAACTGAAATGatgatcaagattttttttttcctaaaagttTTATTTCTGATCTATCTCAATATCTCATGAATGAAAaatattctatttttctttttgctggttttttttttatttttttggaagaTGAAGTGGACCTTTAAAATGCAAGAATTTATCTACCAATGACCACCTAGAGTTAAACGCATATCAACATTTTAGCACAGCATGACATGTTCATTATCCTTGACAACCAATACACCAAAGTAGCAGCTAAGATGATATGTGAATTCCTTTTGCAGAATAGTGTCTTGACAACTTAATATTGCTGCAATTAACTAGCACAAAGAGAGCATAGAAGCTGTTTAAAATATGCTTAACTGACATCTTTGAACTTTttgagaattaaaaaataaaaaggttgAAAGAATTGCCATCTTGGAATATTGGCTAGTTTTTCTTCTTATGGCATGTGTTTGAAGTCTTGGAGGGGAGTGTTGGGAAGATTTACTTCAATAATTATCTTAAATCAGATTAAACAGAATTACTCATTCAGGATTTGTGAAAGATTGTGTTTCTTTAAATTTGTTTAGAAACCAAGTACAGCGAGAAATCGAACCAAAGAGAAAGGCATCCAAGCTTTTGTTGAGCATCAACTCATAGATCAAAAGCTTCTCTTCTCCATGGGTGCAGCAACCCAAAAGCTTAACCAGGTTCCTGTGTTGAAGTTTTAATATCAGTTCCACCTCATTCTCAAATTCTTTTAAGCCCTGTCCCGACCCTCTGGATAGTCTTTTCACTGCTATTTCTTGTCCATCAGGAAGTCTACCCTGGAATTATGAATATGTGTTTAAAAATTTATCCAAGGTGAACATGTTGATGtagagatcaaagaaagagaaaaaaaaggggaagaagagAAGTACCTTGTAAACTGGACCAAATCCTCCTTCTCCAAGCTTGTTTTCATTAGCAAAGTTGTTCGTAGCTGTTTCTATCACGTTAAAGTCAAATAGTGGTGAATCCTGGCCTGTTCCATATTCTGTGTTGTTTACCAACACTCTTGATTCTCTTATTCTCTTCCTTACACCTAAAATATATCCATAGGATAATTTCATAAAC contains these protein-coding regions:
- the LOC105034065 gene encoding G-type lectin S-receptor-like serine/threonine-protein kinase SD1-13, whose product is MKLSYGYILGVRKRIRESRVLVNNTEYGTGQDSPLFDFNVIETATNNFANENKLGEGGFGPVYKGRLPDGQEIAVKRLSRGSGQGLKEFENEVELILKLQHRNLVKLLGCCTHGEEKLLIYELMLNKSLDAFLFDATKKGILDWEKRYNIVEGIARGLLYLHRDSRLRIIHRDLKASNILLDEKFNPKISDFGMARMFGGDQIQETTNRVVGTIGYMSPEYAVEGKISEKSDVFSFGVLLLEIVSSKRNNYFVDDDQAPSLLGYAWTLWKENRVVELIDPSLGSSLSYTEVLKCIQVGLLCVQEHPTDRPSISSVISMLSSNANLPSPKQAAFFGGRSLEESNEACSINHLSYTDLDCR